One window from the genome of Salvia miltiorrhiza cultivar Shanhuang (shh) chromosome 7, IMPLAD_Smil_shh, whole genome shotgun sequence encodes:
- the LOC130992173 gene encoding rac-like GTP-binding protein ARAC8, with protein sequence MSSSVSRFIKCVTVGDGAVGKTCMLICYTSNKFPTDYIPTVFDNFSANVVVEGTTVNLGLWDTAGQEDYNRLRPLSYRGGDVFVLAFSLVSRASYENIFKKWIPELDHFAPGVPVVLVGTKLDLREDKHYLADHPGLVPVTTAQGEELRKKIGAAYYIECSSKTQQNVKAVFDAAIRVVIKPPQKQKEKKKARKGCFVNMWCGRTIYQE encoded by the exons ATGTCTTCAAGCGTTTCAAGATTCATCAAGTGTGTGACTGTGGGTGATGGTGCTGTTGGCAAGACTTGTATGCTTATTTGCTACACCAGTAACAAATTCCCCACT GACTATATACCAACAGTGTTTGATAATTTCAGTGCAAATGTGGTAGTTGAAGGAACTACTGTCAACTTAGGCCTCTGGGATACAGCAG GCCAAGAAGACTACAATAGGTTGAGGCCTCTGAGCTACAGAGGAGGGGATGTGTTTGTCTTGGCATTTTCATTGGTCAGCCGCGCTAGCTATGAGAACATATTTAAAAAG TGGATCCCAGAACTTGACCATTTTGCTCCTGGGGTTCCAGTTGTCCTAGTTGGCACCAAACTAG ATCTTCGCGAGGATAAGCATTATTTGGCTGATCATCCTGGATTGGTGCCTGTTACCACTGCACAG GGAGAGGAGCTCCGAAAAAAAATTGGCGCTGCCTACTATATTGAATGCAGTTCAAAAACTCAACAG AATGTGAAAGCAGTTTTTGATGCTGCTATCAGAGTAGTCATCAAACCACCACAAAAGCAGAAGGAGAAGAAAAAGGCACGTAAAGGATGTTTTGT GAATATGTGGTGTGGAAGAACAATCTACCAGGAATGA
- the LOC130992122 gene encoding probable inactive receptor kinase At2g26730 has protein sequence MILIKMINRAQLWLILSTWILISPSTSNAETDEVRNALALFMKTISLGNAEANWGWNATSDPCNDGWKGITCYNNTPTVRKIVLDDLNLTGTIDAAALCAAASLTVLSLNSNRVAGPLPEDISKCRKLTHIYLHGNSLSGSLPASLSRLNNLKRFDVSGNGFSGGIPDFSRISGLLTFLAQNNRLNGSMPNFDFSNLDDFNVSNNDLSGAIPDGGGGFNASRFSGNPRLCGPPLPNTCPPPPRKKSASSKKDYFIYSGYALIGVIVVLLVAFKVMKKTTRREKGEAAAKKGFEGHSKVSGSSSELKSSGENRSEFSITPERGRNSSSLTVLSSPLRNDLKFEDLLQSPAELISRARHGSLYKVTLDGGVNLVVKRIRNWEIGRDEFTKRMKRIDEVRHPNVMPIVAFYCSMQEKLLVYHFQENGSLFNLLHGGGNGGKFEWRSRLNMAAKIAEALAFMQQGLKGEGIAHGNLKSSNILVSKESMDPLISEYGLAEVESGNDGSSTLERDVSRVGVVLLELLTGKVVQTNGMELARWVNSAIREEWTVEVFDKALVVEGASEERMLLLLQLALRCINASPQLRPTIQEVAQLISSIKEQEEERSASFESL, from the exons ATGATACTGATCAAGATGATTAATCGAGCTCAATTATGGTTAATCCTGAGCACATGGATTCTGATCTCACCATCAACATCAAATGCAGAAACAGATGAGGTGCGAAACGCACTCGCCCTGTTCATGAAGACGATTTCCCTCGGGAATGCGGAAGCCAACTGGGGTTGGAACGCCACTTCCGACCCATGTAACGACGGATGGAAAGGAATCACGTGTTACAACAACACGCCCACCGTCAGGAAAATAGTCCTCGACGACCTCAACCTCACGGGGACCATCGACGCCGCCGCCCTCTGCGCCGCCGCTTCATTGACCGTCCTCAGCCTCAACTCCAACCGCGTAGCCGGACCGCTGCCGGAGGATATATCAAAATGCAGAAAACTCACTCACATATATCTCCACGGAAACAGCTTGTCAGGAAGCCTTCCTGCTTCTCTCTCTAGGCTGAATAATCTCAAGAGATTCGACGTCTCCGGCAACGGCTTCTCCGGCGGCATCCCGGACTTCTCGAGGATCTCCGGCTTGCTCACTTTTCTCGCGCAGAATAATCGGTTGAATGGAAGCATGCCGAATTTCGACTTCTCCAATCTCGACGACTTCAATGTCTCCAACAACGATCTCAGCGGCGCCATCcccgacggcggcggcggtttTAACGCGTCGAGATTTTCAGGCAATCCGCGGCTGTGTGGGCCGCCGTTGCCTAATACTTGCCCGCCTCCGCCTAGAAAGAAAAGTGCTTCATCTAAGAAGGACTACTTCATTTATTCCGGATACGCTTTGATCGGCGTGATCGTGGTGCTCCTCGTCGCGTTCAAAGTGATGAAGAAAACCACGcggagagagaagggagaagCGGCGGCGAAGAAGGGGTTTGAGGGACACAGCAAGGTTAGTGGATCGTCGAGCGAGTTGAAATCAAGCGGCGAGAACAGGTCGGAGTTCTCGATAACTCCGGAGCGCGGAAGGAATTCTTCGTCGCTAACTGTGTTGTCTAGTCCGCTGAGGAATGATCTGAAATTCGAGGATCTGCTGCAGTCGCCGGCGGAGCTGATTAGCCGCGCCAGGCACGGCAGCCTGTATAAGGTGACGCTGGACGGCGGCGTGAATTTGGTGGTGAAGAGAATAAGGAATTGGGAGATTGGAAGAGATGAATTCACAAAAAGGATGAAGAGGATTGATGAAGTTAGGCATCCGAATGTGATGCCGATTGTTGCATTTTACTGTTCCATGCAGGAGAAGCTCTTGGTGTATCATTTTCAAGAGAATGGCAGCCTCTTCAACCTTCTTCATG GAGGCGGAAACGGCGGGAAGTTTGAGTGGAGAAGCAGACTAAACATGGCGGCCAAAATCGCGGAGGCGTTGGCCTTCATGCAGCAAGGCCTGAAAGGCGAGGGAATCGCGCACGGCAACTTGAAATCATCCAACATCTTGGTGAGCAAAGAGAGTATGGATCCCCTGATAAGCGAGTACGGGCTGGCGGAGGTGGAGTCCGGCAACGACGGCAGCAGCACCTTAGAGAGAGACGTTTCGAGGGTGGGAGTTGTGCTGCTGGAGCTGTTGACCGGGAAAGTGGTGCAGACGAACGGGATGGAGCTGGCGAGGTGGGTGAACAGCGCCATAAGGGAGGAGTGGACAGTGGAGGTGTTCGATAAGGCGCTGGTGGTGGAAGGAGCCAGCGAGGAGAggatgctgctgctgctgcagctgGCGCTAAGGTGCATCAACGCTTCGCCGCAACTCAGGCCTACCATTCAGGAAGTTGCTCAGCTCATTAGCTCTATAAAGGAGCAGGAGGAGGAGAGATCTGCCAGCTTTGAATCTTTGTGA
- the LOC130992101 gene encoding uncharacterized protein LOC130992101, with translation MHGRVQRDSESCKSLRRSNSQHMRPVLPSATTVTAAGDNHSPIASSITTSTTGGSFFKDGRKFTVGDCALFKPPKNSPPSIGLIRWLAFDKENILKLGVNWLYRSSELKLGKGHLLDTAPNEIFYSFHKDETSAAYLLHPCKVAFLPRGVELPVGTAAFVCRRAYDISNKRLWWLTDQDCINEQQEEVDKLLFKTKTEMHVTLQPGGRSPKQVNGPTSTSQLKSAPDGGQNNGNSFHSQARGKKRERGDHGADPIKRERSSSRIDDCDLVQCKTESSLKNEIARITEKGGVVDLEGVDKLIQLMQLDGIDKKMDLVNGMERKIDLAGRSMLTSVMASTEKVDCLNRFVQLKGLPVLDEWLQDIQKGKVVDCSNPKDSDKYVEEFLLILLRALDKLPVNLHALQMCNIGRSVNHLRSHKNVEIQRKARTLVDTWKKRVEAEMNMIDAKSGSTQATAAWPSKSRLPEASHGGSKTPSGSDIAMKSSISQNSAAKTTSLRYLNGENVLKYASSSPGAVKSATLIASGKDSQPNTSVGGSADAPQIREDRSSSSNQSHSYGQSISVKDDMKSFTSGSVTVNKTSSSSTRNRKLSGSSGVSASGNQKENSSSKVSSAHKNTALEKLSQTSLTNERVVEGPINEGSSHKLIVKIGNRVRSPAQGMNGGSLEDPTIKSSRASSPVLMNKSEQFDHASKDKSDTHRCIIASGTDAWQYKDPKVELTETDGGQSSAVLPGEEQGMATEDCKRIVEGLPTNQLNSEKLHKSSFSPMNALIESCAKYSEAASSLSLEDDVGMNLLASVAAGEMSRSDVISPADSMEKSAHAVEEVCAGDEAKSKSTPEECSSVVQKQFSESDCAGKKQAVASLEFSGDRKCVASHSSEDIDAGEQAKEIGSTNIDLRSSVDHDLETTQKPNERTDTSSFTPPISVERGKDGESNEGVHKEKADIDNSSTGNLNCRNGGGDVLVSEEKDGDLSRVDECKPLVEVSGSKPCNQGDCNMVVDEGLNRTTDAEQKLTDATVQSEIAETADSENLHQPERDQLPLPEGDDAEKVGELNDGAANSCMSKSGRLNIEKEVDKEAADESHTVSDLCSTSHDLNCHHIKDDVENQVIPNHTSVPESRSSGAAEHEDQVEAELTGSKSVSIRPDEANKYALSGSGAASPSAAGETDPGAKLKFDLNEGFCADDGKYGESMSSRSSVPATVQVINSLPFSVKSIPSGHSGFITVAAAAKGPFVPPEDLLKSRVELGWKGSAATSAFRPAEPRKVLETSSSPTIVSCPDVSTSKHERVPLDIDLNVPDERVLEEMTCRGSTLAIDSVSPSSRGTLLNEPSDSLRVLGSGGLDLDLNRVDDANDAGHCSTSSNPKGEASVLHTNRLDSLHVWRDFDLNNGPLVDDGSTEEFPFINQLVRSGTSQLPSASLRTNSSVMGSFSSWFPPGNAYSTLAIPSMVPERGEQPFSVFPPGASQRTFGPTGVAPFNPEVFRGSVLSSSPAVPYPSGPFQLPVYPYGTSIPLPSATFSVGAASYVDSSAARPFASPVNSQYLGPVGSVTSPFQRPYMVTFPDISNNSMLESNRQWSRQGLDLNSGPGAVESDVREEMLPLSSGQHSVATSQGLAEEQARIFSVSGGILKRKEPDGGWENETFRRKQSSWQ, from the exons ATGCATGGGAGGGTTCAGCGGGACAGCGAGAGCTGTAAGAGTTTGCGGAGGAGTAATAGTCAGCACATGCGGCCAGTCCTTCCATCGGCGACAACTGTAACTGCCGCAGGTGATAATCATTCTCCTATTGCTTCTTCCATCACGACCTCCACCACTGGCGGTTCTTTCTTCAAG GACGGTCGCAAATTTACTGTTGGTGATTGTGCTCTTTTCAAGCCACCTAAAAATTCCCCTCCGTCCATTGGATTAATTCGCTGGTTGGCATTTGACAAAGAAAATATATTGAAGTTAGGTGTGAATTGGCTTTATCGATCATCTGAACTGAAGCTGGGAAAAGGCCATCTGTTGGACACTGCACCCAACGAAATTTTCTATTCCTTTCACAAGGACGAAACTTCTGCTGCATATCTACTCCATCCATGCAAAGTTGCATTTCTTCCTAGAGGTGTAGAACTTCCTGTGGGGACAGCTGCCTTTGTTTGTCGACGAGCCTATGACATTTCAAACAAGCGTCTGTGGTGGCTAACAGATCAAGATTGCATTAAT GAGCAGCAAGAAGAGGTAGATAAGCTTTTATTCAAAACTAAGACAGAGATGCATGTGACACTGCAGCCTGGTGGTCGTTCCCCAAAGCAAGTTAATGGTCCAACTTCAACTTCACAACTTAAATCTGCTCCTGATGGTGGTCAAAATAATGGGAATTCTTTTCATTCTCAAGCCAGGGGTAAGAAGAGGGAAAGAGGTGACCATGGTGCAGATCCTATCAAACGAGAACGTTCTTCATCAAGGATTGATGATTGTGATCTAGTTCAGTGCAAAACTGAAAGTAGTTTGAAAAATGAGATTGCTCGCATAACAGAAAAAGGTGGAGTTGTTGATTTGGAAGGGGTTGATAAGCTCATCCAGTTGATGCAACTGGATggaattgataaaaaaatggaCTTGGTAAATGGAATGGAGAGAAAAATAGATTTGGCAGGCCGTTCCATGCTTACCAGTGTAATGGCTTCCACTGAGAAGGTTGACTGCCTCAATCGGTTTGTGCAACTCAAGGGTTTACCTGTTTTGGATGAATGGTTACAGGATATTCAGAAAGGGAAAGTCGTGGATTGTAGTAATCCAAAGGATAGTGATAAATACGTGGAAGAATTTCTGTTGATTTTACTTCGTGCACTAGATAAACTGCCAGTTAATCTTCATGCCCTGCAAATGTGCAACATTGGCAGATCCGTGAATCATTTACGATCACATAAAAATGTAGAAATTCAGAGAAAAGCACGAACTTTAGTCGACACATGGAAGAAACGTGTTGAAGCTGAAATGAACATGATTGATGCAAAGTCTGGTTCAACCCAAGCCACAGCTGCGTGGCCTTCCAAATCACGTCTCCCAGAGGCTTCTCATGGTGGAAGCAAAACCCCTAGTGGGTCTGATATTGCCATGAAAAGCTCAATTTCTCAGAATTCTGCTGCCAAAACTACTTCACTTAGATATTTAAATGGGGAAAATGTCTTAAAGTATGCATCCTCTTCGCCTGGGGCTGTGAAATCTGCTACGTTGATTGCTTCTGGAAAGGATAGCCAACCCAACACTTCTGTTGGAGGCAGTGCTGATGCTCCTCAGATTAGGGAGGATAGAAGCAGTAGTTCTAATCAGTCTCATAGTTACGGTCAGTCTATCTCGGTGAAGGATGATATGAAAAGCTTCACTTCGGGTTCAGTGACTGTTAATAAGACTTCAAGTAGTAGTACTCGTAATCGAAAACTTAGTGGTTCTTCAGGGGTATCAGCATCTGGAAATCAGAAAGAGAACAGCTCCAGCAAAGTTTCTTCAGCACACAAAAATACTGCTTTAGAGAAATTGTCTCAGACCTCATTAACAAATGAGAGGGTTGTTGAGGGGCCCATCAACGAAGGGAGCAGTCATAAACTAATTGTTAAGATAGGAAACAGAGTAAGAAGTCCTGCCCAAGGTATGAATGGAGGATCTCTGGAAGATCCTACCATAAAGAGCAGCCGAGCTTCTTCTCCTGTGCTTATGAACAAAAGCGAGCAGTTTGATCATGCTTCAAAGGACAAGAGTGATACACATCGTTGCATTATTGCTTCAGGTACAGATGCATGGCAATATAAAGATCCAAAAGTTGAATTGACTGAAACGGACGGTGGTCAGTCATCTGCTGTTCTTCCTGGTGAGGAGCAAGGCATGGCCACTGAAGACTGCAAGAGAATAGTAGAGGGACTTCCAACAAACCAATTAAATTCAGAAAAATTACACAAATCTTCTTTTAGCCCTATGAATGCATTAATTGAGAGTTGTGCAAAGTATTCTGAAGCAGCTTCCTCCTTATCACTTGAAGATGATGTTGGAATGAACTTACTTGCTAGCGTGGCAGCTGGAGAAATGTCTAGATCTGATGTTATTTCTCCTGCTGATTCTATGGAAAAAAGTGCTCATGCGGTCGAGGAAGTTTGTGCTGGTGATGAAGCAAAATCCAAGTCTACCCCTGAGGAATGCTCTTCGGTGGTGCAAAAACAGTTCAGTGAATCTGACTGTGCTGGAAAGAAACAGGCTGTTGCATCACTTGAGTTTTCAGGTGATAGAAAGTGTGTTGCTTCTCATTCTTCTGAAGATATTGATGCTGGAGAGCAAGCAAAAGAAATTGGTTCAACTAACATAGATTTGAGAAGCAGTGTTGACCATGACTTGGAGACTACTCAGAAGCCAAATGAAAGGACGGATACCTCCTCTTTCACACCTCCCATCTCTGTTGAAAGGGGAAAGGATGGTGAATCAAATGAAGGAGTCCACAAGGAGAAGGCTGATATTGATAATAGTTCTACTGGTAACTTGAACTGTAGAAATGGTGGAGGGGATGTCCTGGTATCTGAAGAAAAAGATGGTGATCTTTCAAGAGTTGATGAGTGTAAGCCATTGGTTGAAGTTTCTGGATCAAAGCCATGTAATCAAGGTGATTGCAATATGGTTGTAGATGAGGGATTGAACAGGACAACTGATGCAGAACAGAAGCTGACTGATGCAACTGTTCAGTCCGAAATTGCAGAAACAGCTGACTCTGAAAATCTACACCAACCTGAACGTGACCAGTTACCACTGCCAGAAGGTGATGATGCAGAAAAAGTAGGGGAACTTAATGATGGGGCTGCAAATAGTTGCATGAGCAAGTCTGGAAGACTGAACATTGAGAAGGAAGTGGACAAGGAGGCAGCTGATGAAAGTCATACTGTGTCTGATTTGTGTTCCACATCTCATGATCTCAACTGTCATCATATAAAGGATGATGTAGAAAACCAGGTGATTCCAAATCATACATCAGTGCCTGAGAGCAGGTCTTCTGGTGCAGCAGAGCATGAAGATCAGGTGGAGGCTGAGTTGACCGGATCCAAGTCTGTTAGCATTCGGCCAGATGAGGCTAACAAATATGCTCTCAGCGGTTCTGGGGCTGCTTCTCCCTCTGCTGCAGGAGAAACAGATCCAGGTGCAAAATTGAAGTTTGACTTGAACGAAGGGTTTTGTGCCGATGATGGGAAATATGGGGAGTCCATGAGTTCTAGATCCTCAGTTCCAGCAACTGTTCAAGTGATTAACTCATTACCATTTTCTGTGAAGTCCATCCCAAGTGGCCATTCTGGCTTCATAACTGTAGCTGCAGCTGCCAAAGGCCCATTTGTTCCTCCAGAGGATTTATTGAAAAGTAGAGTGGAACTTGGATGGAAGGGTTCTGCTGCCACCAGTGCATTTCGACCTGCTGAACCCAGAAAAGTTCTTGAAACCTCGTCAAGTCCAACAATTGTGTCTTGCCCTGATGTTTCTACCAGTAAACATGAGCGTGTCCCTTTGGATATTGATCTAAATGTCCCAGACGAAAGAGTTCTGGAGGAAATGACTTGTCGAGGTTCTACTTTGGCTATTGATTCGGTATCACCAAGTAGCCGTGGCACATTGCTAAATGAGCCATCAGATTCTCTGCGTGTTCTTGGTTCTGGTGGGCTGGATCTTGATTTGAACAGAGTTGATGATGCAAATGATGCTGGGCACTGCTCAACCAGCAGCAATCCTAAAGGTGAGGCTTCCGTATTGCATACTAACCGGCTAGATAGTTTACATGTTTGGAGGGATTTTGATCTCAACAATGGACCTTTAGTCGACGATGGTAGTACTGAGGAATTCCCATTTATTAATCAGCTAGTCAGGAGTGGTACGTCTCAGTTGCCTTCTGCAAGTCTTAGAACGAACAGTTCGGTGATGGGCAGTTTCTCATCTTGGTTTCCTCCTGGCAATGCGTACTCAACACTGGCAATCCCATCAATGGTACCTGAGCGAGGTGAGCAACCATTTTCAGTTTTTCCACCTGGTGCATCCCAGAGAACATTTGGGCCTACTGGTGTTGCTCCATTTAATCCTGAGGTGTTCCGTGGATCAGTATTATCATCATCGCCTGCAGTGCCATACCCATCCGGTCCTTTCCAGTTACCTGTATATCCTTATGGGACCTCAATTCCTCTCCCATCAGCCACTTTTTCTGTTGGCGCGGCCTCATATGTAGATTCTTCTGCTGCAAGGCCCTTTGCATCTCCAGTAAATTCACAGTATCTGGGTCCTGTTGGTTCGGTGACATCTCCATTTCAGAGGCCATATATGGTTACCTTTCCCGACATTAGTAATAACAGCATGCTAGAGAGCAACAGACAGTGGAGCAGACAGGGTCTGGACCTTAATTCAGGCCCTGGAGCTGTAGAAAGTGATGTTAGAGAGGAGATGTTGCCTCTTTCGTCAGGCCAGCATTCTGTTGCCACTTCGCAAGGTTTAGCGGAGGAGCAGGCTAGGATTTTTTCTGTTTCAGGCGGTATTTTGAAAAGGAAGGAGCCTGATGGAGGCTGGGAAAATGAGACATTCAGACGCAAGCAGTCTTCATGGCAGTAG
- the LOC130992129 gene encoding probable CoA ligase CCL7, translating into MSNTQEIYSKDVIYRSPRPPICLPHNPKISMIPFLFTKFSSISNSPALIDAQSAQTLTFSNLKTHVSRLSRALLNLNISKHDVVLILSPNSIHFPIAFFAVVAVGAVATTANPLYTKAELSKQIKDSNPKLIITVHQLYDRIKHFNLPCVLLNHNNPRTSSDPMVHSYSELIQSPATTSLPTVMQSDAAAILYSSGTTGASKGSVLTHKNFMASALMMTSDQKVSGNVFLCFLPMFHIFGLSAAVYAQLQRGNTVVVMGRYEMNTMLRAIEQYKVTHLFVVPPVAVELIKKQETVKEYNVSTLREIMSGAAPLGKDMIEACSKIFPQAVVCQAYGMTEATGVISLENRRICSAHPGSVGPLAPSVEAQIVDSETMQPLSPFKTGEIWIKGPLVMKGYWNNHKATMETIDKQDWLHTGDVGYFDDEGRLYIVDRVKELIKYKGFQVAPAELEELLLTHPEIVDAAVIGLGDAEAGEIPIAYVVRSSNSSLTTQQVGQFIAEQVAPFKRLRRVIFTKQIPRSTTGKILRKELRQKVVAKL; encoded by the exons ATGTCGAATACACAAGAAATCTATAGCAAAGATGTAATCTACCGATCTCCAAGGCCTCCAATTTGTCTTCCCCACAACCCCAAAATTTCAATGATCCCTTTTCTCTTTACAAAATTCTCCTCCATTTCCAACTCCCCTGCACTCATTGATGCACAATCTGCCCAAACCTTAACATTTTCCAACCTCAAAACTCATGTTTCAAGGCTGTCCCGCGCCCTCCTCAACCTCAACATCTCCAAACATGATGTCGTCCTCATCTTGTCTCCTAACTCCATCCATTTCCCAATCGCTTTCTTCGCGGTGGTGGCTGTTGGAGCCGTCGCCACCACCGCCAACCCACTATACACAAAAGCAGAGCTTTCCAAACAGATCAAAGACAGCAATCCGAAACTGATAATCACAGTCCACCAACTCTATGATAGGATCAAACACTTCAACCTTCCATGTGTTCTACTAAACCATAATAATCCTCGTACCTCAAGCGATCCAATGGTGCATAGCTATTCAGAACTGATTCAATCGCCAGCGACCACATCATTGCCCACAGTGATGCAGAGTGATGCAGCCGCAATCCTGTATTCATCGGGGACAACCGGAGCAAGCAAGGGATCTGTGCTGACACACAAGAACTTCATGGCGTCGGCCCTGATGATGACATCCGATCAAAAAGTATCAGGAAATGTTTTTCTCTGCTTCCTTCCCATGTTTCATATCTTTGGACTGTCAGCTGCGGTTTATGCGCAGCTACAGAGAGGGAACACGGTGGTGGTGATGGGGCGGTATGAGATGAATACTATGCTGAGGGCCATTGAGCAGTACAAGGTGACACATTTGTTTGTCGTGCCCCCTGTCGCTGTGGAGCTGATCAAGAAGCAGGAGACGGTGAAGGAGTACAACGTTTCGACGTTGAGGGAGATCATGTCTGGAGCAGCTCCATTAGGGAAGGACATGATAGAAGCATGCTCCAAGATTTTTCCACAAGCTGTTGTATGTCAG GCCTATGGCATGACAGAAGCCACAGGAGTTATCTCACTGGAAAACAGAAGGATATGTTCAGCTCATCCAGGCTCTGTGGGGCCACTTGCTCCCAGTGTTGAAGCTCAAATAGTAGATTCAGAAACAATGCAACCTCTCTCTCCTTTTAAGACAGGTGAAATATGGATTAAAGGTCCACTTGTGATGAAAG GCTATTGGAACAACCACAAGGCGACTATGGAAACTATAGACAAGCAAGATTGGTTGCACACAGGAGATGTTGGGTATTTTGATGACGAGGGACGACTCTATATTGTAGACCGCGTAAAAGAGCTCATCAAATATAAAGGCTTTCAG GTTGCACCAGCGGAGCTAGAAGAGCTGCTTCTCACTCATCCTGAAATAGTGGATGCTGCTGTTATAGG ATTAGGTGATGCAGAAGCTGGAGAAATTCCAATAGCATATGTTGTGAGATCATCCAATAGTTCACTAACAACACAACAAGTTGGGCAGTTTATTGCAGAACAG GTTGCACCATTCAAGAGGTTGAGGAGGGTGATTTTTACTAAACAAATACCGAGATCAACCACAGGGAAGATTTTGAGAAAGGAGCTTCGACAAAAAGTTGTAGCAAAACTCTAA